In the genome of Phlebotomus papatasi isolate M1 chromosome 2, Ppap_2.1, whole genome shotgun sequence, one region contains:
- the LOC129803528 gene encoding UPF0489 protein C5orf22 homolog: MEKKLRTFDKIPIFIVEDHNDVLQFIYRCFGSRHLPFEGNTLIHFDAHPDLTVPMKLPSETVYDRETLLSSLSIENWIIPTCFAGHVSRIFWVRQEWASQIPPGRHDFVVGENPSGKIRVNSELEYFISEGSFTPTERLKCQKNVEFHVGTTEDILLSDTKPNTFILDIDLDYFSTHNPFLKLHEEVNLYGKLSEIYSYKLNRNDILGTVEFRIEQLEYLERIFTHLQETSGNIESFEEKDHRLFEKIYNLHGDIVENCTSSVDWEIIHSAGCTLDSTQLPHHEATEEELRDSLASFKDFLEKFPKPTIITISRSSDDDYCPSHQVDTIQNNVLDILRDIYGDSLTDHPQFFYKD; this comes from the coding sequence ATGGAGAAGAAATTACGTACCTTTGACAAAATTCCCATCTTTATCGTCGAGGATCACAATGATGTTCTGCAGTTCATCTACCGCTGCTTCGGATCACGTCATTTGCCCTTCGAGGGAAATACATTGATTCACTTTGATGCCCATCCTGATCTCACGGTGCCCATGAAGTTGCCATCTGAGACCGTTTATGACCGTGAAACTCTTTTGTCGTCACTCAGCATCGAGAATTGGATAATTCCAACGTGCTTTGCCGGTCACGTGAGCCGAATTTTTTGGGTGCGTCAGGAATGGGCATCACAAATCCCACCTGGACGGCATGATTTTGTCGTGGGAGAGAATCCATCGGGGAAAATTCGTGTAAACAGTGAGTTGGAGTATTTCATTTCAGAGGGAAGTTTTACACCCACAGAACGACTCaagtgccaaaaaaatgttgaatttcaCGTGGGAACAACTGAAGATATTCTCTTAAGTGATACCAAGCCAAATACCTTCATTCTGGACATTGATCTGGATTATTTTAGTACTCACAATCCCTTCTTGAAGCTCCATGAGGAAGTTAATTTGTATGGGAAactcagtgaaatttattcGTACAAACTGAATAGGAATGATATTTTGGGAACTGTTGAATTCCGGATAGAGCAATTGGAATATCTTGAGAGGATTTTCACACATCTTCAGGAGACATCAGGAAACATTGAGAGTTTTGAGGAAAAAGATCATCggttatttgaaaaaatttacaatCTTCATGGAGATATTGTGGAAAATTGTACAAGTTCTGTCGATTGGGAAATTATACATTCAGCCGGATGTACATTGGATTCCACCCAATTGCCCCATCAtgaagccactgaagaagaATTGCGAGACTCTCTGGCGTCTTTCAAGGATTTCCTCGAAAAATTCCCCAAACCCACCATCATCACCATTAGTCGGTCATCTGACGACGATTACTGTCCGTCCCATCAAGTTGACACCATCCAGAATAATGTCCTGGACATCCTTAGAGACATCTACGGTGATTCCCTCACAGACCATCCGCAATTCTTCTACAAAGATTGA